In a single window of the Desulfonatronum thiodismutans genome:
- a CDS encoding transposase — MTAPGNARSEIFLGDDDRWLFFPILVDLVERYTWICHGYCLMDDHYHLLIETPDGNLSGGTARWVGGGLAARRT; from the coding sequence GTGACTGCTCCGGGGAATGCTCGATCAGAGATCTTTCTGGGTGACGACGACCGGTGGTTGTTTTTCCCCATCCTTGTCGATCTGGTTGAGCGGTACACCTGGATTTGTCATGGATATTGCCTCATGGACGATCACTATCACCTCCTGATCGAGACACCGGATGGAAATCTCTCAGGGGGCACAGCGCGCTGGGTTGGTGGCGGGTTGGCGGCACGGCGAACATGA